Proteins encoded by one window of Paenibacillus sp. DCT19:
- a CDS encoding DUF3221 domain-containing protein, with product MDKVYKILLIFMSLLLLSACGIPSSEDQSVQGTVKDIDQVNNRILVISDLATDDLEEDTNKLIQSNKYSEVYWVSGVKLSEFNVGDEIDITFKTLETSYPGLLTAKKYTKL from the coding sequence ATGGACAAAGTATATAAGATTTTGTTGATATTCATGTCCTTGTTATTATTGAGCGCGTGCGGTATTCCAAGTTCAGAGGATCAGTCTGTTCAGGGGACGGTAAAAGATATTGACCAAGTAAACAATAGAATTCTTGTCATTAGTGATCTAGCAACAGACGATCTTGAGGAAGATACTAATAAATTAATTCAATCCAACAAATATAGCGAAGTATATTGGGTTAGTGGTGTAAAACTGTCTGAATTCAATGTCGGTGATGAGATAGATATAACCTTTAAAACTCTAGAGACATCGTATCCAGGGCTTCTTACTGCTAAGAAATATACTAAGTTGTAA
- a CDS encoding malate:quinone oxidoreductase produces MSQGQTSTDVILIGAGIMSATLGTLLKELAPDWNIKVFEKLASAGEESSNEWNNAGTGHSALCELNYTVERPDKSVDISKAIKVNEQFQISRQFWSYLVNSNLIRNPRDFIMPLPHLSYVHGENNVQFLKRRFDALSNHPLFEGMEFSDNKETLAEWIPLMMKNRTSNEPIAATKIDSGTDVNFGALTRMLIDHLKNQNVDVRYQHSVKNMKRTSNGAWEVTVKNVSSGATERHTAKFVFIGAGGGSLHLLQKTGIPEGKHIGGFPVSGLFMVCKNPEIVKQHHAKVYGKASVGAPPMSVPHLDTRYIDNEKSLLFGPFAGFSPKFLKTGSNADLITSVKTHNLLTMLAAGVKEISLTKYLIQQLMLSKEQRMEELRDFVPGAKSEDWDMVWAGQRVQVIKDTVQGGKGTLQFGTEVVTAADGSIAALLGASPGASTAVHVMLEILEKCFPQHITDWEPKIKEMIPSYGVSLVENIDLLQEIHLATSKALGLSDEKLALLV; encoded by the coding sequence ATGAGCCAGGGACAAACGAGTACAGATGTTATCTTGATTGGTGCCGGAATTATGAGTGCAACTTTGGGAACTTTGCTTAAAGAATTGGCACCAGACTGGAATATTAAAGTTTTTGAGAAGCTTGCCAGTGCAGGGGAAGAGAGCTCCAACGAATGGAATAATGCCGGAACTGGGCATTCTGCGCTCTGCGAACTTAACTATACCGTAGAACGACCAGACAAATCCGTGGACATAAGCAAAGCCATCAAGGTGAATGAACAATTTCAAATCTCAAGGCAATTTTGGTCCTATCTCGTCAATAGCAATCTGATTCGTAATCCGCGGGACTTCATCATGCCGCTGCCTCATCTCAGTTATGTACATGGGGAGAACAATGTCCAATTTTTGAAACGACGCTTTGATGCGTTATCGAACCACCCTTTATTTGAAGGCATGGAGTTCTCGGATAATAAGGAAACATTGGCGGAATGGATTCCACTGATGATGAAAAACCGAACCAGCAATGAACCGATTGCAGCTACGAAGATTGACTCAGGCACGGATGTTAACTTTGGTGCTTTAACGCGTATGCTGATCGATCATTTGAAAAATCAAAATGTAGATGTTCGCTATCAACATAGCGTGAAAAATATGAAACGAACAAGTAATGGAGCATGGGAAGTCACTGTGAAAAATGTAAGCAGTGGTGCAACCGAGCGCCATACAGCCAAATTCGTATTTATTGGTGCCGGCGGTGGCAGCTTGCATTTGTTACAGAAAACCGGTATTCCAGAAGGCAAACACATCGGTGGCTTCCCGGTGAGTGGTCTCTTCATGGTCTGCAAAAATCCGGAGATCGTAAAGCAGCATCATGCCAAAGTGTATGGTAAGGCTTCGGTCGGAGCTCCACCTATGTCGGTTCCGCATCTGGATACTCGATATATCGATAACGAGAAGTCTCTATTATTTGGACCGTTTGCAGGGTTCTCACCGAAGTTCCTGAAGACCGGTTCGAATGCTGACCTGATCACATCCGTGAAGACGCATAACCTGTTAACGATGCTCGCAGCAGGTGTCAAAGAAATCTCATTAACCAAGTACTTAATTCAACAGCTCATGTTATCCAAGGAGCAACGTATGGAGGAATTACGAGATTTTGTCCCAGGAGCCAAAAGCGAGGATTGGGATATGGTCTGGGCTGGACAGCGTGTGCAAGTTATTAAAGACACCGTTCAAGGTGGCAAAGGAACACTTCAATTCGGTACAGAAGTGGTTACGGCTGCGGATGGCTCGATTGCGGCATTGCTTGGTGCTTCGCCAGGTGCTTCTACTGCTGTTCATGTCATGCTCGAAATTCTGGAGAAATGCTTCCCACAACATATAACGGATTGGGAGCCGAAGATCAAAGAGATGATTCCTTCTTATGGTGTGTCGCTTGTGGAGAACATTGATCTGCTACAAGAGATCCATTTAGCCACTTCAAAGGCACTTGGTCTATCGGATGAGAAATTGGCTCTTCTCGTATAG
- a CDS encoding ATP-binding cassette domain-containing protein has translation MILSIEDLSISSRDRTIVNQVSLAVREGEFMALVGQSGSGKSLLSQAIGQLLPPNLQTSGRVLFEGSNLLEQKPKQMRALRGSRISYIFQDYQGAFTPFRSIGGHFDEYQKVHGEKSSAVRKKRAEEALQSVGLDAKLLRRYPFQLSGGQLQRASIATSLMLSLGC, from the coding sequence ATGATTCTCTCCATTGAGGATTTGAGCATCTCCAGTCGAGATCGTACGATCGTGAATCAAGTCTCTCTAGCTGTTCGCGAAGGGGAGTTCATGGCTCTGGTTGGACAGAGCGGTAGTGGGAAAAGCCTGCTCTCGCAGGCCATTGGTCAGCTCCTGCCGCCCAACCTTCAGACATCAGGGCGTGTTCTGTTCGAGGGCAGCAATCTGCTTGAACAGAAGCCGAAGCAGATGCGTGCCCTGCGGGGAAGCCGCATCTCTTACATTTTCCAAGATTATCAGGGGGCATTTACGCCCTTTCGCAGCATTGGTGGGCACTTCGATGAATACCAGAAGGTACATGGGGAGAAGTCTTCTGCTGTCCGCAAGAAGCGCGCGGAAGAGGCGCTGCAATCGGTGGGTCTGGATGCAAAGCTGCTTCGCCGTTACCCATTCCAACTGAGCGGCGGTCAGCTTCAGCGAGCATCCATAGCAACATCGCTGATGTTATCCCTCGGCTGCTGA
- the nikC gene encoding nickel transporter permease, translating to MKTISLRNPVTKSKKHSWQAVIGLLFVLLVIAASLYAFLVLKYDHTLTDLRGRLQGASVLHPLGTDHLGRDVLTRLLLGGSQTLGYSLLALGAALLIGIPFGLIAGYKRGWIDKLFMRIADAFLAFPDTIVAIVLSGLLGAGIGNLVLAIVIVKWVSYARLVRSTVLSESQKDYIRVARTNGLSDGRIMRKHLLPHIAGHVLVLASLDLGKIILLISSLSYIGLGAQPPTPEWGAMLNDSRPYFQSRPELMVYPGLAIVSVVLLANMLGDYLRDRFDVKKEVQS from the coding sequence ATGAAAACGATATCCCTGCGTAATCCAGTCACAAAATCCAAAAAGCACAGCTGGCAGGCAGTTATCGGCCTGTTATTTGTGCTGCTGGTCATCGCGGCCTCCTTGTATGCCTTTTTAGTTCTTAAATATGACCACACCCTCACTGATTTACGAGGACGATTGCAAGGTGCTAGCGTGCTTCATCCGCTCGGCACCGATCACCTTGGGCGCGATGTTCTGACCCGCCTGCTGCTTGGCGGGAGCCAGACGCTTGGGTACAGTCTGCTTGCTCTTGGCGCAGCGTTGCTAATTGGTATTCCGTTCGGACTAATCGCTGGCTACAAACGCGGCTGGATCGACAAGCTGTTCATGCGAATTGCGGATGCTTTCCTAGCCTTTCCGGACACCATCGTTGCGATTGTACTGAGCGGACTGCTGGGTGCGGGCATCGGTAATCTGGTACTGGCGATTGTTATCGTAAAATGGGTTAGCTACGCACGCCTTGTTCGAAGTACCGTTCTGTCAGAATCGCAGAAGGATTACATTCGTGTAGCACGAACCAATGGTCTATCGGACGGACGCATCATGAGGAAGCATCTGCTTCCGCATATTGCAGGTCATGTACTTGTGTTGGCAAGCCTGGATCTGGGCAAAATCATTTTGCTCATCTCTTCGCTGTCCTATATCGGACTCGGTGCACAGCCCCCAACACCTGAATGGGGTGCCATGCTGAACGACTCCCGTCCATACTTCCAATCCCGACCTGAGTTGATGGTGTATCCGGGACTTGCGATAGTATCGGTTGTATTACTTGCGAACATGCTGGGTGACTATCTGAGAGACCGGTTTGACGTGAAAAAGGAGGTGCAGTCATGA
- the nikB gene encoding nickel ABC transporter permease — protein sequence MFRIVLRKFLEVFIFLLFIMFVSFLFIRLAPGDPVLTILNVDELSVSQEQVEAMREEMGFNDSLPVQFGNWLLDFVRLDFGVSYSTGQPVMQTLMRALPATAELTIGALLVMLLIAIPLGSLSALHRGRWIDQVSRILSIVGAAVPSFWLGLILIDMFGVRFGSLPTMGRDGFASLILPSLTLGLAISSVYVRLLRSSLLDSLSQEFVRSARARGLSEARIFLLHAFRHSLPPVITVFGVSLGSLIGGVVVIEVLFAYPGIGKLVVDAIRQRDYPLIQGYILIMAIVVFVVNTFVDLSYRYLNPEMKLKEKEALR from the coding sequence ATGTTTCGCATTGTTCTGCGAAAGTTTCTAGAGGTATTCATCTTTCTATTATTCATCATGTTTGTGAGCTTTCTCTTCATCCGTCTTGCTCCCGGTGATCCGGTACTTACCATCCTGAATGTGGATGAACTATCCGTCAGTCAGGAGCAAGTCGAAGCAATGCGAGAGGAAATGGGATTTAACGACTCACTTCCCGTGCAGTTTGGTAACTGGCTGCTTGATTTCGTAAGACTCGACTTCGGTGTATCCTACTCCACGGGTCAACCAGTGATGCAGACGTTAATGCGAGCACTCCCGGCGACAGCGGAGCTGACCATTGGTGCATTGTTGGTAATGCTGCTGATCGCCATTCCGCTCGGATCTCTATCGGCACTGCATCGAGGTCGCTGGATTGATCAGGTCAGCCGTATACTGTCTATCGTTGGGGCAGCAGTACCTAGCTTCTGGCTCGGCTTGATCCTGATTGACATGTTCGGCGTACGCTTTGGCAGTCTGCCAACGATGGGCCGGGATGGATTCGCCTCACTGATTCTGCCCTCTCTGACGCTGGGACTTGCAATCTCCAGCGTCTATGTGCGTCTTTTGCGCTCCAGTTTGCTGGACTCGCTTAGCCAAGAATTTGTACGTTCTGCCCGGGCAAGAGGGTTATCCGAAGCCCGGATTTTCTTACTTCATGCGTTCCGGCACAGCTTGCCGCCGGTCATTACGGTATTTGGTGTCAGCCTGGGCAGCCTGATTGGCGGGGTTGTAGTTATTGAAGTGTTATTCGCTTATCCAGGCATCGGCAAGCTGGTGGTGGATGCGATTCGTCAGCGGGACTATCCGCTGATCCAAGGTTATATTTTGATCATGGCGATCGTGGTGTTCGTTGTGAATACATTCGTTGACTTATCTTACCGTTATTTGAATCCTGAAATGAAACTCAAGGAAAAGGAGGCCCTTCGATGA
- a CDS encoding colicin E5-related ribonuclease, with amino-acid sequence MSKIQIPVDQMTHTVSLFKLGHGHMRQILAGLNVQLTPLLSSFEGETAERFAHLYRYAEKNLNTTLELLHTISLRLEQIKVRFVDTDSTMVNISALLDYQANPGTPRNDLVCGPNDPRPKRSVEEHVEAFFNQAGDNVLAVGDSVIQLGKDFIEHPLDTAGNFLYDNTIGTISDIGDGIAFTWNYAWDNGDTRKQAEKHVADEFNKMKQEGGAEYAANITTSMLLGLFGRKVGIKSIDGKQHHSPHTDSGGNSESRKNPNVDSYENETSFHYSHEPTKRGGKSISDQITERGWNDQRLGEAINTPAGTVDWIDQRKGQNNAPVTVFYHQDGGYVVRRNDSGEIIQISQVDDPNWSTYWSDDDINWNK; translated from the coding sequence ATGAGTAAAATACAAATTCCTGTGGATCAAATGACGCATACGGTTAGCTTATTCAAGTTAGGGCATGGGCATATGCGGCAAATCTTAGCTGGACTAAACGTCCAACTTACTCCTTTGCTTAGCAGTTTTGAAGGTGAGACAGCAGAGCGTTTTGCCCACTTATACCGTTATGCGGAAAAAAACCTAAATACTACTCTGGAGTTGCTTCACACAATATCCCTGAGATTAGAACAGATTAAAGTGCGCTTTGTGGATACAGATTCAACTATGGTTAATATATCTGCGCTTCTTGATTATCAGGCTAATCCCGGTACTCCACGCAATGATTTAGTCTGTGGCCCCAATGACCCTCGACCCAAACGAAGTGTAGAGGAGCATGTGGAAGCTTTCTTCAATCAAGCTGGAGACAATGTATTAGCAGTTGGTGATTCTGTGATTCAACTTGGAAAGGACTTTATTGAGCATCCCTTAGATACTGCAGGCAACTTTCTATACGATAATACTATTGGTACCATTAGTGATATAGGGGACGGAATTGCCTTCACATGGAACTATGCATGGGATAACGGAGATACCCGTAAACAGGCCGAGAAGCACGTTGCAGACGAATTCAATAAAATGAAGCAAGAAGGCGGAGCAGAGTATGCTGCCAATATCACTACTTCTATGCTTCTTGGACTTTTCGGCAGAAAAGTTGGGATTAAGTCTATTGATGGAAAGCAGCATCACTCACCCCATACTGATTCTGGTGGAAATAGTGAATCTAGAAAGAATCCTAACGTGGATAGTTATGAAAATGAAACTTCCTTTCATTATAGTCACGAGCCCACAAAAAGAGGCGGTAAAAGTATCTCGGATCAAATTACTGAACGTGGTTGGAATGACCAACGATTGGGTGAAGCTATTAATACACCTGCAGGTACTGTTGATTGGATTGACCAGAGAAAAGGACAAAATAATGCACCTGTTACTGTATTTTATCATCAAGATGGGGGTTACGTTGTCAGAAGAAATGATAGTGGGGAAATTATCCAGATAAGTCAGGTGGATGACCCCAATTGGAGCACATACTGGTCAGATGATGATATAAACTGGAATAAATAG
- a CDS encoding ATP-binding protein, which translates to MSILFLSVLLGFRWLWAESFAMPEQPHPERGVLDLRGWNFAEAPILSLDGEWEFHPSAFFGQHTLPPVDQSAPTINVPSDWRSAMPHSESYGYGTYRLRVLLDPSIEEVALWAQKIQASSIVEFNGTVVAEYGHPAAHAQDYQPERTTFTVAYNLNGAEELEIIVRTANYDDPFNGGIIRSVYFGTEEAITSEHGLSIDLQKITFAALLLHSLYAGLMFFFNRRQRGLLTFSLLTLSAAMTVVSDHDGLLLSWLPLNFTWMVKAKALSYPLFSFFLLMMARSFSNSSRAEIMFRIYAGLLGGYCAFLLVAPVHLIYYPVELGFSNALYLFPIAWSAYLFVKMAAQKRSDATFLLFAATCSLSSVLWGLVNSISEVTNVYYPIDVLAAIFGFSAYWFKKYFRNSSEIESLYEQLKEEDRQKDQFLANTAHELRTPLHGIINIAESIAVTDQRSSANDHVENLNLVITIGRRMSQLVDDLLDVIRLKENRITLYKKPLGLASVVTGVIDMFKFMAEGRPIQLVMDVPDTLPRLMADERRLIQILYNLIHNALKFTEKGTITVSASDVRGQVLIQVTDSGIGMSTETQKRIFDAYEQGTPEARVSGGIGLGLSICKQLVELHGGELSVQSILGQGTTFFILFPPEDHSSQPAQPDYTEEPVISENAWMVEPVLVAPLVQESTYRSSPDSDQPMASILAVDDDPVNLRVLRAMLADEPYHIQLVASANEALQLLDTKTWDLLITDVMMPQMSGYELTQKVRERLSVSELPILLLTARNEPADIYTGFLAGATDYIAKPVDAVEMKHRIRSLIVLKQSIDERLRMEAAYLQAQIQPHFLFNTLNSIMVLSDIDTERMQKLGDAFIEYLQTSFHFVNSEKMVEITHELELSRAYLYIEKERFAERLNVIWDIPDELNLFLPPLTIQPLIENAVRHGVLSKVIGGTVHIRISREANATLIEIMDDGVGMQPEQIKRALAWPKQSAGGTRGIGLTNTHRRLTQMYGQGLSIVSSPGQGTTVSFSIPKRHHDH; encoded by the coding sequence ATGTCGATTCTATTCTTATCCGTTCTACTCGGATTCCGCTGGTTATGGGCCGAGTCCTTCGCCATGCCAGAACAACCACATCCTGAGCGTGGTGTGCTGGATCTTCGCGGTTGGAATTTTGCCGAAGCTCCCATTCTGTCGCTGGACGGGGAGTGGGAGTTTCACCCGAGTGCATTCTTTGGACAGCATACGTTACCACCAGTAGACCAATCCGCCCCAACGATTAATGTTCCGAGTGATTGGCGTAGTGCGATGCCTCATTCAGAATCCTACGGGTATGGAACCTACCGGCTACGTGTTCTTCTTGATCCTTCAATCGAGGAAGTCGCTCTCTGGGCGCAGAAAATTCAGGCCTCCTCCATCGTCGAGTTTAACGGCACGGTGGTCGCTGAATATGGACATCCTGCTGCCCATGCCCAAGACTATCAACCAGAAAGGACAACCTTCACTGTTGCTTATAATCTCAATGGCGCTGAGGAGCTTGAGATTATTGTGCGCACAGCCAACTATGATGATCCGTTTAACGGGGGCATTATACGCTCAGTCTATTTTGGTACAGAGGAAGCTATAACAAGTGAACATGGGCTCTCGATCGATTTGCAAAAAATCACCTTTGCCGCTTTACTATTGCATAGCCTGTATGCAGGTTTAATGTTTTTCTTCAATCGTAGACAGCGCGGGCTACTTACCTTCTCCCTGCTGACTCTATCCGCAGCAATGACCGTGGTCTCTGATCATGATGGATTATTGTTAAGCTGGCTACCGCTCAACTTCACCTGGATGGTCAAAGCGAAGGCTCTTTCGTATCCGTTATTTTCATTTTTCTTGTTGATGATGGCTCGTAGCTTCTCGAACAGCTCTCGCGCTGAAATCATGTTCCGTATATATGCTGGCTTGCTTGGGGGCTATTGTGCATTCCTACTCGTCGCTCCGGTCCACCTCATCTATTATCCGGTTGAGCTGGGCTTCTCCAATGCGCTATATCTCTTTCCAATCGCTTGGTCTGCATACCTATTTGTCAAAATGGCCGCTCAAAAACGCAGTGATGCGACCTTCCTGCTCTTCGCCGCAACCTGTAGCCTATCTAGTGTGCTGTGGGGGCTCGTGAACTCGATCAGTGAGGTTACAAATGTATATTATCCGATCGATGTGCTGGCAGCGATCTTTGGATTCTCTGCGTATTGGTTCAAGAAATACTTCCGCAACTCTTCCGAGATCGAAAGTCTCTATGAACAATTGAAAGAAGAAGATCGGCAGAAGGATCAATTTCTCGCGAATACTGCACATGAGCTGCGTACACCACTGCACGGGATTATTAACATTGCAGAAAGTATCGCTGTTACGGATCAACGTTCATCGGCTAATGACCATGTCGAAAATCTAAATCTGGTCATTACGATTGGTCGCCGGATGTCACAGCTAGTGGATGATCTGCTGGATGTCATTCGCCTGAAGGAAAACCGGATTACGCTGTATAAAAAGCCCCTTGGGCTTGCATCTGTCGTGACAGGTGTCATCGATATGTTCAAGTTTATGGCTGAGGGCAGGCCCATTCAATTGGTTATGGACGTTCCAGATACCTTGCCTCGGTTGATGGCAGATGAACGAAGACTGATCCAGATTCTATATAATCTCATTCACAATGCCCTGAAATTTACGGAAAAAGGCACAATAACCGTCTCAGCTAGTGATGTTAGAGGACAAGTACTTATCCAGGTTACCGATTCGGGGATTGGCATGAGTACAGAGACGCAAAAGCGAATATTCGATGCCTATGAGCAAGGCACACCCGAAGCTCGGGTGAGCGGTGGAATCGGTCTAGGCCTGAGTATATGCAAACAGCTTGTTGAGCTGCATGGTGGAGAGTTAAGTGTGCAGTCCATTCTGGGTCAAGGAACCACATTTTTTATTTTGTTCCCACCAGAGGATCATTCATCACAACCCGCTCAGCCGGACTATACCGAGGAACCGGTCATTAGCGAAAACGCATGGATGGTCGAGCCGGTGCTGGTAGCTCCACTTGTACAGGAAAGTACATATCGAAGTTCGCCGGATTCTGACCAACCTATGGCTAGCATTCTTGCGGTTGATGACGATCCCGTCAATCTGCGTGTTCTCCGCGCGATGCTTGCTGATGAACCTTACCACATCCAATTAGTAGCCTCAGCGAATGAAGCGCTGCAACTACTGGATACGAAAACATGGGATCTTCTCATTACGGATGTGATGATGCCTCAGATGTCTGGATATGAACTGACACAGAAGGTGCGAGAACGTCTATCCGTATCAGAGTTACCAATTTTACTTCTTACCGCACGTAATGAGCCTGCGGATATCTACACCGGATTTCTGGCAGGAGCTACCGACTATATTGCTAAACCAGTAGATGCGGTGGAGATGAAGCACCGGATTAGATCCTTAATTGTGCTCAAGCAATCGATTGATGAAAGGCTCCGTATGGAGGCTGCTTACTTACAAGCGCAGATTCAGCCTCATTTTCTATTCAATACGCTGAATTCCATTATGGTTCTGAGTGACATTGATACAGAGCGGATGCAGAAGTTGGGTGATGCCTTTATTGAATATTTGCAGACAAGCTTTCATTTCGTGAATTCGGAGAAAATGGTTGAGATCACACACGAGTTAGAGCTCTCCCGTGCCTATCTCTATATTGAGAAGGAGCGCTTCGCAGAACGGCTGAACGTCATCTGGGATATTCCTGATGAATTGAACCTGTTCCTGCCACCACTAACCATTCAGCCGCTTATTGAGAATGCAGTTCGACATGGTGTGTTAAGTAAAGTCATTGGTGGAACGGTTCACATCCGGATCAGTCGCGAAGCTAATGCTACACTCATTGAGATTATGGATGATGGTGTGGGAATGCAGCCTGAGCAGATCAAGCGAGCGTTGGCTTGGCCTAAGCAAAGCGCAGGAGGAACCAGAGGTATTGGCTTAACCAATACACATCGTCGGTTAACTCAGATGTATGGACAAGGTTTGAGTATCGTTAGCTCACCTGGGCAGGGGACTACCGTTTCCTTCTCCATTCCTAAGCGTCATCATGATCATTAG
- a CDS encoding ABC transporter ATP-binding protein, which produces MKIMPNNSSDPVLRVEDLSRTYAGAERPAIQNVSFSIQAGECLGLVGESGCGKSTLARCLLRIEDADHGKILLGGQDIARLAGRRLRPYRRNIQIVFQNPSAALNPKLKIADSLIDPYEQLGHNTKLSHFTYTSKEAYIRRLLEAVELSGELAERYPHELSGGQRQRVTIARSISIEPDVVVLDEPTASLDVISQGAILQLLTDLRTSLGLSYLFISHDLAAVHRMSQQVMVMQDGQIVDRFDADALFAEERHPYTKELISIF; this is translated from the coding sequence ATGAAGATCATGCCTAACAACTCAAGTGATCCCGTACTTCGTGTGGAAGACCTGAGCCGCACATATGCTGGCGCAGAACGTCCAGCAATCCAGAACGTTTCTTTTTCAATACAAGCCGGTGAATGTCTGGGTCTTGTTGGTGAGAGTGGATGTGGCAAAAGCACACTTGCCCGCTGTCTGCTCCGGATAGAAGATGCAGATCATGGCAAGATTCTGCTTGGTGGGCAGGACATTGCACGGCTAGCTGGACGCCGCCTGCGCCCCTATCGCCGCAATATTCAGATCGTATTCCAAAATCCATCTGCGGCCTTGAATCCAAAGCTCAAAATTGCAGATTCATTAATCGATCCCTATGAGCAGCTCGGTCATAATACCAAGCTATCTCATTTCACTTATACATCCAAAGAAGCTTATATCCGCCGCTTGCTTGAGGCTGTCGAGCTTTCGGGAGAGCTGGCAGAACGCTACCCACATGAACTGAGTGGAGGGCAGCGTCAGCGCGTAACGATTGCACGATCCATCAGCATTGAACCTGACGTCGTTGTGCTGGATGAGCCAACCGCGAGTCTGGATGTCATCTCCCAAGGTGCCATTCTCCAGTTACTGACCGATCTGCGCACCTCGCTGGGGTTATCTTATCTGTTCATCTCACATGATCTGGCCGCTGTACACCGGATGAGTCAGCAGGTGATGGTTATGCAGGATGGTCAGATCGTAGATCGGTTCGATGCGGATGCGTTATTCGCCGAAGAGCGCCATCCGTATACGAAAGAACTAATTTCGATCTTCTGA
- the nikA gene encoding nickel ABC transporter substrate-binding protein, whose translation MNIKSPLLVLVSLALGAGLLSACGASESSPAAQSSSTDKNVHFLYNFSTRSLDPHVDSSYVPLRAGITETLVRLDEENLTVAPWLAESWESEDGQHWTIDLRDDVTFQNGKPMTGEAVKASLERALEENVAIQNALKIDTIEAEGDKLEITTTQPFPEFASELVNPNTAIIDVSEPDIVNKPMGTGPFKLTSFIPGSKLELDRYDAYWDGASPLDSVTFSFNEDANARSLALKSGQVDIVYRPEVESLDSLQTLDGMKVESTSTFRVHQMTMNMQRESIKDLNVRRALDALIDRQGIVDTILLGYGESAIGPFLPSLPFAPTYTDATTESGADVAVKYLNEAGYTLQNGVMTKDGKPLQLTLLTYSSRADLPLIAQVFQSDAKKIGIDVQIRQIDTPEDYMASNRDWDIATYSNLTAPRGDAGYYLNATYHPKGALNFSGSEEPQLTKIIDELNLTVAPEKRAELAEQAANYVHDHVLNSFVLHPGTIVAYNGKKIKNWVTTRSEYYMITNKLDVM comes from the coding sequence TTGAATATAAAGTCACCTTTGCTGGTGCTGGTCTCCCTGGCCTTGGGCGCTGGATTGTTGAGCGCTTGTGGAGCATCTGAGTCCAGCCCTGCTGCACAGTCATCATCCACTGACAAAAACGTACACTTCCTATATAACTTCTCTACCCGTTCACTGGACCCTCATGTGGATTCAAGCTATGTACCGCTTCGCGCGGGTATTACGGAGACGCTGGTGCGTCTGGATGAAGAGAATCTGACAGTTGCACCTTGGCTCGCGGAGAGCTGGGAGAGTGAAGATGGTCAGCACTGGACGATTGACCTGCGAGATGATGTGACGTTCCAGAATGGTAAGCCAATGACAGGGGAAGCGGTGAAAGCCTCGCTTGAACGCGCGCTAGAAGAAAATGTAGCCATCCAGAATGCGCTCAAGATCGATACGATTGAAGCTGAAGGCGACAAACTGGAGATCACGACAACACAGCCATTCCCGGAGTTTGCTTCCGAGCTAGTGAATCCGAATACGGCCATTATTGACGTGAGTGAGCCAGATATTGTGAACAAGCCGATGGGTACAGGCCCGTTTAAACTTACTTCCTTTATACCAGGCAGTAAGCTGGAGCTAGATCGTTACGATGCATATTGGGATGGTGCTTCACCGCTCGACTCCGTGACATTCTCGTTTAATGAAGATGCGAATGCTCGCTCTCTTGCACTGAAATCCGGACAGGTTGATATCGTATATCGCCCAGAGGTGGAGAGTCTGGATTCACTGCAAACGTTAGACGGCATGAAGGTAGAATCTACTTCGACGTTCCGCGTGCATCAGATGACGATGAATATGCAGCGGGAGAGCATCAAGGATCTGAATGTACGTCGTGCGCTAGATGCACTTATTGACCGTCAGGGTATCGTGGACACAATCCTGCTTGGTTACGGTGAGTCAGCGATTGGCCCGTTCCTGCCATCCCTACCGTTTGCACCAACCTACACGGATGCTACAACAGAGTCTGGAGCGGATGTTGCAGTTAAATATCTTAACGAAGCGGGATACACATTACAGAATGGTGTGATGACCAAAGACGGCAAACCGTTGCAGCTTACACTTTTAACGTATTCTTCTCGTGCAGATCTACCCCTGATTGCTCAAGTGTTCCAATCTGATGCGAAGAAGATCGGCATCGATGTGCAGATTCGCCAGATCGATACACCTGAGGATTATATGGCGTCTAACCGTGATTGGGATATCGCTACGTATAGTAATCTAACGGCTCCGCGTGGAGACGCTGGTTACTACCTGAATGCTACATACCATCCGAAGGGTGCGCTTAACTTCAGTGGATCGGAAGAGCCGCAACTGACGAAGATCATTGATGAGCTGAATCTCACAGTTGCACCGGAGAAGCGTGCCGAGCTTGCCGAGCAAGCGGCAAATTATGTGCATGATCATGTGTTGAACTCATTTGTACTGCATCCGGGAACCATTGTGGCATATAACGGGAAGAAGATTAAGAACTGGGTCACAACACGCAGTGAGTATTACATGATTACCAACAAGCTGGATGTGATGTAA